A single genomic interval of Vibrio maritimus harbors:
- a CDS encoding LysR family transcriptional regulator, giving the protein MYSFEQLKVFVAVCEYGSFSAAARKLGRAQSGVSQAVSNLEIAIDQTLFSREKNTPELTDNGKALLPIARSILHQQQYFDQKVDSLANDYEHELVIAADESLMSKTLLSILAPLANQYPVTNFEIITASTFDVEKLVRDEVAQIGIVYADGELRVDMDFFVLGQARFLTVVAPDHALVTLPIVKDSDLKAYRQCVHRSSDKQELWFTYGISTNVWYANTHQNLVDMVLQGIGWSNLPEMLVKQPIQDGKLIALPVAHEKSGWVTTVGCLVSRRHANGPVLSELIGLLQKHQFVNDHWK; this is encoded by the coding sequence ATGTACAGTTTCGAACAGCTTAAAGTCTTTGTTGCCGTGTGCGAATACGGCTCTTTCTCAGCCGCAGCACGCAAACTAGGTCGAGCACAATCAGGCGTTAGCCAGGCAGTATCAAACTTAGAAATCGCGATTGACCAAACCCTATTCAGTCGAGAGAAAAATACGCCTGAACTGACTGACAACGGCAAAGCGTTATTGCCAATCGCCCGTTCAATACTTCACCAGCAACAGTATTTTGATCAGAAAGTGGATTCCTTGGCGAACGATTATGAACATGAGCTGGTGATTGCTGCCGACGAAAGCTTAATGAGCAAGACTCTGCTCTCCATTCTTGCTCCTCTTGCAAACCAATATCCTGTTACCAACTTCGAAATCATCACTGCCTCTACGTTTGATGTCGAAAAATTGGTTCGAGACGAAGTTGCGCAGATAGGCATCGTCTATGCCGACGGTGAGTTGCGAGTGGATATGGATTTCTTCGTACTTGGACAAGCCAGATTTCTGACGGTTGTCGCGCCCGATCATGCCCTAGTAACACTGCCCATAGTCAAAGATTCTGACCTTAAAGCGTATCGCCAATGCGTACATCGTAGTTCGGATAAACAGGAGCTTTGGTTTACTTACGGCATCAGCACCAATGTTTGGTATGCGAACACACATCAAAACCTTGTAGACATGGTATTGCAGGGAATCGGCTGGTCAAACCTACCTGAGATGTTGGTTAAACAGCCCATACAAGACGGGAAGCTCATCGCCCTACCCGTTGCGCATGAGAAAAGTGGCTGGGTGACGACGGTCGGTTGTTTAGTCTCCCGTCGTCATGCCAACGGTCCAGTGCTTTCAGAGCTTATTGGGTTATTGCAAAAACACCAATTTGTTAACGACCACTGGAAGTAG
- a CDS encoding PACE efflux transporter translates to MGVLERVFHSVLFEVLAVSLSIAGLAIFTDHDVTRLSGTMIVIATMAMCWNYIFNLIFDYFVKGERVERTVMVRVVHVLLFEAGLLIATVPVMAYMLGVNLWQAFLMDIGVTIFVTVYAFLFNLTYDHIRLWVINHRQATA, encoded by the coding sequence ATGGGAGTGCTTGAAAGAGTCTTTCATTCAGTATTGTTTGAAGTGTTAGCAGTGAGCTTATCTATTGCGGGTTTAGCCATTTTTACTGATCATGATGTCACTCGACTATCAGGGACCATGATTGTTATCGCGACAATGGCGATGTGTTGGAATTATATCTTCAATCTTATCTTCGACTACTTCGTAAAAGGTGAGCGTGTAGAACGAACCGTGATGGTTAGAGTTGTTCACGTGCTACTGTTTGAAGCTGGACTATTGATAGCCACAGTACCCGTCATGGCGTACATGCTAGGTGTAAATTTATGGCAGGCGTTTTTGATGGACATTGGCGTGACCATTTTTGTTACCGTCTACGCATTCTTGTTTAACTTAACGTACGACCATATTCGACTGTGGGTGATCAATCATCGTCAGGCAACAGCCTAG
- a CDS encoding glycoside hydrolase family 3 protein, with the protein MPLTTIESARQALAPVSRQAATEGIVLLKNTDNTLPLPSMSRVSLFGRCQIDTVRSGTGSGGAVNVPYSVNALEGLSAHPCIQVNMDLVSIYQTWLEQHPFDDGGGGWAAEPWYQEEMPLSSEVVSQARKQSDYAIVFIGRTAGEDQDNADESGSYRLTETECDMLHKVCAQFDKVIVVLNVTNIIDMSWVDSMENADSIKAILYSWAAGMEGGHALADVLSGDVSPSGKLADTIAKQLVDYPSHANFGNSNQNLYCEDIYLGYRYFSTFKPDAVRYAFGEGLSYSRFTRKFVSSSIEGSGKNRAIHFHVEVTNVGDTHRGKEVVQIYVEAPQGKLGKPARVLAGFGKSKTLAPNESELMRIIVPVSTLASYDDSGCTGYKSCYVLEAGRYHFHLGGSVREATLIDASFDVDTLQVIEQLSESAAPVTPFQRIKPAATSNALPYAIEHESVPTRSICMETRISERLPVDIEITGDTGIKLKDVASGSASMSSFVAQFTPAMLATIVRGEGMCSPKVTPGTAAAFGGVSDALFDFGIPVAAAADGPSGIRMDSGHKATQVPIGTLLGCTWNTELNEHLFYLVGGELQSYNIDTLLGPGINIHRHPLNGRNFEYFSEDPLLTGSMAAAQVGGLKKAGVSGTIKHFASNDQETSRFDVDSVMSERALREVHIKPFELAVKHGGATTIMTSYNPINGHWGASNYDLNTSILRGEWGFDGIVMSDWWAKMNHPVHGGDEAKTFTSYMVRAQNDLYMVVDNDGAERNAMKDDTLAALESGTLTLGELQRSAMNICRFLINTPAMQRPIERYNPVKPFTAKQQAPDGQSHTIEQPVKLATSSDTSVVINVEKAAKYLVSIQVSYDRNELAQSSCSLSFNGEYSMSLSTNGTDGEITDIDGLIVDLETGWYDVGVAFVKPGLTLHHIAFSEIK; encoded by the coding sequence ATGCCCCTGACTACCATCGAATCGGCAAGACAAGCTCTTGCCCCTGTCAGTCGCCAAGCCGCGACCGAAGGGATTGTTTTACTTAAGAACACCGACAACACCCTACCACTACCGTCAATGAGTAGAGTCTCTCTATTTGGTCGATGCCAAATCGACACTGTACGCAGCGGCACAGGCTCAGGTGGCGCAGTCAATGTTCCATACAGTGTCAATGCGCTCGAAGGGCTCTCCGCTCATCCATGTATCCAGGTAAACATGGACTTAGTATCCATCTATCAAACCTGGCTAGAGCAACACCCATTTGACGATGGCGGTGGTGGCTGGGCAGCTGAACCTTGGTATCAAGAGGAAATGCCACTTTCTAGCGAAGTCGTTTCACAAGCACGTAAACAAAGTGACTATGCCATCGTGTTTATCGGTCGCACAGCTGGTGAAGATCAAGACAATGCCGACGAATCTGGCAGCTATCGTCTCACCGAAACCGAATGTGACATGCTACACAAGGTGTGCGCGCAATTCGACAAGGTCATTGTTGTTCTAAACGTCACTAACATCATCGATATGTCTTGGGTTGACAGCATGGAGAACGCGGATTCAATTAAGGCGATTCTTTACAGCTGGGCAGCGGGAATGGAAGGAGGACACGCGCTTGCTGATGTATTATCAGGCGATGTGTCACCAAGCGGAAAATTAGCAGACACCATCGCTAAACAGCTCGTTGACTACCCTTCTCATGCCAACTTCGGTAATAGTAATCAAAACCTTTACTGCGAAGACATCTATCTGGGTTACCGCTACTTTTCTACGTTTAAGCCTGATGCGGTACGCTATGCCTTCGGTGAAGGCTTAAGTTACAGTCGCTTCACTCGAAAATTTGTATCCTCTTCAATTGAGGGCTCAGGCAAAAACAGAGCCATTCATTTCCACGTAGAAGTGACCAATGTCGGTGATACGCACCGCGGAAAAGAGGTGGTACAAATCTACGTTGAAGCACCACAGGGTAAGCTCGGCAAACCTGCACGAGTTCTCGCGGGTTTTGGAAAATCAAAAACGCTGGCTCCCAATGAGTCAGAGCTGATGCGCATTATTGTACCTGTGTCTACTCTCGCGTCTTATGACGACTCAGGGTGCACCGGTTATAAATCTTGCTACGTATTAGAAGCTGGTCGCTATCACTTCCATCTGGGCGGCAGTGTTCGCGAAGCCACGCTCATTGATGCCTCGTTTGATGTCGACACGTTGCAGGTAATCGAACAATTATCTGAATCTGCCGCCCCTGTCACCCCTTTCCAGCGCATAAAGCCCGCAGCTACAAGTAATGCTCTGCCTTACGCCATCGAGCACGAATCCGTCCCGACTCGTTCGATTTGCATGGAAACGCGTATTTCAGAAAGACTACCTGTCGATATCGAAATCACAGGTGACACGGGTATTAAACTCAAAGATGTCGCCTCAGGCTCTGCGTCAATGAGTTCATTTGTAGCTCAGTTCACTCCAGCCATGTTGGCCACCATTGTCCGTGGTGAAGGCATGTGTAGCCCTAAAGTAACACCGGGAACTGCAGCGGCATTTGGCGGTGTTAGTGATGCGCTTTTCGATTTTGGTATTCCAGTAGCCGCAGCAGCGGATGGCCCTTCTGGCATACGCATGGACAGTGGTCATAAAGCCACGCAAGTACCGATTGGCACTTTGCTCGGTTGTACGTGGAATACCGAACTTAATGAACACCTGTTCTACCTAGTTGGTGGCGAGCTACAAAGCTACAACATCGATACTCTACTTGGTCCTGGAATCAATATTCACCGCCACCCGCTCAACGGGCGCAACTTTGAGTACTTCTCTGAAGACCCATTACTGACTGGTTCTATGGCTGCAGCTCAAGTAGGCGGCTTAAAGAAAGCTGGCGTATCGGGCACAATCAAGCACTTTGCTTCAAACGATCAAGAAACATCGCGATTTGATGTCGACAGCGTCATGTCTGAGCGTGCTCTTCGTGAAGTGCACATCAAGCCTTTTGAGCTCGCGGTCAAACATGGTGGTGCTACCACTATCATGACATCTTATAACCCAATCAATGGTCACTGGGGGGCGTCAAATTACGATCTTAACACTTCCATTCTACGAGGAGAGTGGGGCTTTGACGGCATCGTCATGTCTGACTGGTGGGCAAAAATGAACCACCCTGTGCACGGTGGTGACGAGGCGAAGACATTCACCTCTTACATGGTTCGCGCTCAAAACGATTTGTATATGGTTGTCGATAACGATGGCGCCGAGCGCAATGCCATGAAAGATGACACGCTAGCTGCACTCGAATCCGGTACGCTGACGCTTGGAGAACTGCAGCGCAGCGCTATGAATATCTGCCGATTCTTAATCAACACACCGGCTATGCAGCGCCCTATCGAGAGGTATAACCCGGTTAAACCATTTACCGCAAAACAACAGGCACCAGATGGACAATCGCATACCATAGAACAACCTGTGAAGCTCGCGACGTCAAGCGATACCTCTGTAGTGATCAATGTAGAAAAAGCCGCCAAGTATCTAGTGAGCATCCAAGTGAGCTACGATCGCAACGAGCTGGCACAGTCCTCTTGCAGCTTAAGTTTTAATGGCGAGTACAGTATGTCGCTTTCAACCAACGGCACGGATGGCGAAATCACGGATATTGATGGCTTGATCGTCGATCTAGAAACGGGTTGGTATGACGTTGGCGTTGCTTTTGTAAAACCAGGACTCACTCTACACCACATTGCTTTTAGTGAAATCAAATAG
- a CDS encoding transporter substrate-binding domain-containing protein, whose protein sequence is MTTIKSVRFWNGNKSAYRQQFEFDVLSLLLTATADSHGHANIIDDRTDLPLAEQEGAVLEHGSDVLVTVKGNAKFAEKRFIELALSVTKQLLGQRILFARDDRVADFSTTEAIKSMSVGVPETWVDAELFRQNGFNVVERGDFDSVFRRLTDGEFDFVCFGANEALEVFESRVANQYPISLVGGVMIEYPFPLVFYINADNPELAQRLQTGCEIVLASGEYEALYQRYFSEIENTLHLAQRERLLLENPFI, encoded by the coding sequence GTGACAACAATAAAATCGGTACGCTTTTGGAACGGCAATAAATCTGCGTATCGTCAACAGTTTGAGTTTGATGTGCTGAGTTTATTGCTTACGGCCACCGCGGATAGCCACGGACATGCAAACATTATTGATGACAGAACTGACCTGCCTTTGGCCGAACAAGAAGGTGCGGTGTTAGAACATGGCAGCGATGTTCTTGTAACCGTAAAAGGTAATGCGAAGTTCGCGGAGAAACGATTTATAGAGCTTGCTCTTTCTGTTACCAAACAACTGCTTGGGCAAAGAATACTGTTCGCCCGTGACGACAGAGTCGCCGATTTCTCAACGACTGAAGCCATTAAGTCGATGTCTGTCGGCGTCCCTGAGACCTGGGTTGATGCCGAGCTATTTCGTCAAAATGGCTTTAATGTCGTCGAGCGAGGTGACTTCGATAGCGTTTTCAGACGCCTAACTGATGGCGAGTTTGATTTTGTTTGCTTTGGTGCCAATGAAGCGCTCGAAGTGTTTGAAAGTCGAGTGGCTAATCAATACCCCATTAGCCTAGTGGGTGGCGTGATGATCGAGTACCCCTTTCCTCTCGTTTTCTACATCAATGCGGACAATCCCGAGCTTGCCCAAAGGTTGCAGACAGGCTGTGAAATTGTCCTTGCGAGTGGAGAGTATGAAGCCCTCTACCAGCGCTATTTTTCTGAGATCGAGAACACGTTGCACTTAGCGCAACGCGAGCGACTTTTGCTCGAGAACCCGTTTATTTAA
- a CDS encoding ABC transporter substrate-binding protein, with the protein MQKKTFIASVICGALFTGSAVTAQAEEIKQGGTLTVPIINTGFVDNFNPYTVKDIYNGTMFEPLMVFNNMTGETHWRLAESADYSDDLKTITIKLREGLKWSDGSPLTAEDVAFSFEMTQKAPAFDLKGIWSGGNLKNIDVVDARTLKVNLAEADSTFLWNLADYHIVPKKVWSKAEDLTTFTNPNPIGSGPMTTVKYLKPQQMELCRNENYYLENRPYLDCMTFRSYNDNSQIQPALIKGEIDWGSNFIADIESTFVKQNPDNHHFWYPANDAIHLYVNTKEAPFDDIRVRQALSMSLDREMIVDIAAYGYPTVNYNAGGIGELYKSSIDQGVTDKYRGLTTYNPDEAKKLLDAAGLKDVDGDGYRDMPNGDKFVFDIEVVNGWTDWIQVVQMATEYFDEVGVKANVKTVDWAVYDKNLKDSNYKMSINWSMVSTNPILAYQAYFSSAYVGKIWHAGHGVNSPEIDALIDSFGKTGDAVKQQEIISELQEFTAQNLPFIPLFSNATWFQYNTNKIVGWPSEENPYVQPVFYDGGKRVLILNNLHLK; encoded by the coding sequence ATGCAAAAGAAAACATTCATCGCCTCAGTGATTTGTGGTGCATTGTTTACTGGTAGTGCAGTGACTGCGCAAGCGGAAGAAATTAAACAGGGGGGCACCTTGACTGTGCCAATTATCAACACAGGCTTTGTTGATAACTTCAATCCATACACAGTAAAAGATATTTACAACGGCACCATGTTTGAACCATTGATGGTGTTCAACAACATGACTGGAGAAACGCACTGGCGTTTGGCTGAGTCAGCGGACTACTCAGATGATCTTAAGACCATTACGATCAAGTTGAGAGAGGGCCTTAAGTGGTCTGACGGCAGCCCATTAACAGCAGAAGACGTGGCGTTTAGTTTTGAAATGACGCAAAAAGCGCCAGCTTTTGACCTTAAAGGTATTTGGTCTGGCGGTAACCTTAAGAATATCGATGTCGTTGATGCACGCACTTTGAAGGTTAACCTTGCTGAAGCGGATTCGACGTTCCTTTGGAACCTAGCGGACTATCACATTGTTCCTAAGAAAGTTTGGAGCAAAGCAGAAGACCTAACCACGTTTACCAACCCAAATCCAATTGGTAGCGGTCCAATGACGACGGTTAAGTATCTTAAGCCGCAACAAATGGAGCTTTGCCGCAACGAAAACTACTATCTAGAGAATCGTCCTTACCTAGATTGTATGACGTTCCGCTCATACAACGACAACTCTCAAATCCAGCCAGCATTGATCAAAGGTGAGATTGATTGGGGCTCAAACTTCATTGCTGATATCGAAAGCACGTTTGTGAAGCAAAACCCTGATAACCACCATTTCTGGTATCCAGCGAATGACGCCATCCATCTTTATGTAAACACGAAGGAAGCGCCATTTGATGATATCCGTGTTCGCCAAGCGCTTTCTATGTCGCTTGATCGCGAAATGATTGTTGATATTGCCGCTTACGGTTACCCAACGGTGAACTACAACGCGGGTGGCATTGGTGAGCTATATAAATCAAGCATCGACCAAGGCGTCACAGATAAATATCGCGGCCTAACGACTTACAACCCAGATGAAGCGAAGAAACTACTTGATGCTGCTGGTCTTAAAGACGTCGATGGTGACGGCTACCGTGATATGCCAAACGGCGACAAGTTTGTGTTTGATATCGAAGTAGTAAACGGCTGGACGGACTGGATTCAAGTGGTTCAGATGGCAACTGAATACTTTGATGAAGTTGGTGTGAAGGCGAACGTTAAGACTGTCGACTGGGCGGTATATGACAAGAACCTTAAAGACAGCAACTACAAGATGTCTATCAACTGGTCAATGGTATCGACCAACCCAATCTTGGCGTACCAAGCATACTTCTCATCAGCTTACGTTGGTAAGATTTGGCACGCAGGTCACGGCGTAAACAGCCCTGAAATCGATGCTCTAATCGATAGCTTTGGCAAAACGGGTGACGCAGTTAAGCAGCAAGAGATCATCTCTGAGCTTCAAGAGTTTACGGCACAAAATCTACCGTTCATTCCGCTGTTCTCTAACGCAACTTGGTTCCAATACAACACGAATAAAATCGTTGGTTGGCCAAGTGAAGAAAACCCTTACGTTCAGCCAGTATTTTACGATGGTGGTAAGCGAGTTCTTATCCTAAATAACTTGCACCTTAAGTAA
- a CDS encoding ABC transporter permease — protein MSFLARRFGFYFTAFLIAISFNFMLPRLMPGDPVDALFAAAQGRMDPAQMDAVREMYGFVDGNVFVQYIHYIKSVFTLDLGPSVLMFPINVSDVIAMALPWTMFLALGSLIVALIIGVSIGTYASYRREGFFGQVVPPVLAFISNFPYIVTALLLFYFFGLKMELLPLAYTYDPSLEPGWTWEFIASVAKHAVLPVGSMVVVGIATWVFNMRNAMINVLGEDYVTMAEAKGLSSFRVMYRYAGRNAILPVATAIAMAIGFSFAGSIMTEVVFNYQGLGNILLKGIVARDYPLIQAILLILVTAVLTANFIADLLYVWLDPRISN, from the coding sequence ATGTCGTTTTTAGCTCGCCGCTTTGGCTTTTATTTCACTGCGTTTCTTATCGCAATTTCGTTTAACTTTATGTTGCCTCGTCTCATGCCTGGTGACCCTGTAGATGCACTATTTGCAGCAGCGCAGGGACGTATGGATCCGGCTCAGATGGATGCTGTTCGCGAAATGTACGGCTTTGTTGATGGCAACGTATTTGTTCAATACATCCATTACATCAAGAGTGTTTTCACGCTCGACCTTGGCCCTTCGGTACTCATGTTCCCAATTAACGTGTCTGACGTCATCGCGATGGCACTTCCTTGGACCATGTTCCTAGCTCTAGGCTCTCTCATTGTTGCACTCATCATTGGTGTCAGCATTGGTACTTACGCGTCGTATCGCCGCGAAGGCTTCTTTGGTCAGGTTGTACCACCAGTATTGGCATTTATCAGTAACTTCCCATACATCGTAACCGCACTGCTTTTGTTCTACTTCTTCGGTTTGAAGATGGAGTTACTACCACTTGCGTATACCTACGACCCTTCACTAGAACCAGGTTGGACGTGGGAGTTCATCGCAAGCGTCGCTAAACATGCTGTATTGCCGGTTGGCTCTATGGTGGTGGTCGGAATCGCGACTTGGGTATTCAACATGCGTAACGCCATGATCAACGTATTGGGCGAAGACTATGTCACCATGGCTGAAGCTAAAGGACTGAGTAGCTTCCGCGTGATGTACCGCTATGCAGGTCGTAACGCCATCTTGCCAGTTGCGACGGCTATCGCAATGGCGATTGGTTTCTCATTTGCAGGCTCAATCATGACTGAGGTGGTCTTTAACTACCAAGGTTTGGGTAACATTCTGCTTAAAGGCATCGTTGCTCGTGACTATCCGCTAATCCAAGCCATTCTGCTTATCTTAGTGACCGCAGTTCTGACTGCTAACTTTATCGCCGATCTTCTATACGTTTGGCTAGACCCACGAATTTCCAACTAG
- a CDS encoding ABC transporter permease → MEKLIDAHKYDHESKLAVRESAFSWKNIKSKLGKVYAFFYGNPPAIIGGFLLTVVLAGAIFAPALATHDPERRVARPHVAPNAEHVLGSTRSGRDVYSQVLYGARKSLTVALTAGVIAMSIAVLVGVSSGYFGGKIDERLNFLTNVFLVFPQLPLLIVLAAFLGQVGSLVITVLLGITSWPWGARVIRSQTMAIRNKEFIISAEVMGESKIRIILVEILPNLISIVFGGFLGTVIYAMGAEAGLGILGLGDATEVSWGSMLYWAQTSSSLYTGAWWEMMVPAMALAITGGALALINMSIDQVSNPKLRTGPHIKLWHKLKKEADKKRGLR, encoded by the coding sequence ATGGAAAAGTTAATAGACGCGCATAAATATGACCACGAGTCGAAGCTCGCGGTACGAGAATCTGCTTTCTCATGGAAAAACATCAAATCGAAACTAGGTAAGGTTTACGCCTTCTTCTACGGAAACCCACCTGCGATCATTGGAGGATTTCTACTTACCGTTGTTCTTGCTGGAGCTATTTTTGCACCTGCACTGGCAACTCATGATCCAGAACGCCGCGTAGCACGCCCTCATGTTGCGCCAAACGCTGAGCACGTACTTGGTTCGACACGTAGTGGCCGTGATGTTTATAGCCAAGTGCTTTATGGAGCGAGAAAGTCGCTTACTGTAGCCCTCACTGCTGGTGTTATTGCAATGAGTATTGCGGTTTTGGTTGGTGTTTCTTCGGGCTATTTTGGTGGCAAAATCGATGAACGCTTGAACTTTCTTACTAACGTATTTCTGGTGTTTCCACAGCTTCCGTTACTCATAGTATTAGCAGCATTCTTAGGGCAGGTGGGGTCCCTCGTTATTACCGTGTTGCTCGGTATCACCTCCTGGCCGTGGGGCGCGAGGGTGATACGTTCTCAGACAATGGCGATTCGTAATAAGGAGTTCATTATTTCTGCCGAGGTAATGGGTGAGTCAAAGATCCGCATCATTCTTGTTGAGATCTTACCAAACCTAATCTCTATCGTGTTTGGTGGCTTCTTGGGCACAGTTATCTACGCAATGGGCGCTGAGGCTGGCTTGGGTATCCTTGGTCTTGGTGATGCGACAGAAGTGAGTTGGGGTTCAATGTTGTACTGGGCACAAACGTCATCGTCACTATACACAGGTGCTTGGTGGGAAATGATGGTTCCAGCAATGGCGCTAGCAATCACAGGTGGTGCATTAGCACTGATCAACATGTCGATTGACCAAGTGAGTAACCCGAAACTTCGTACGGGTCCACACATCAAACTGTGGCACAAACTGAAAAAAGAAGCAGATAAGAAGAGAGGCCTACGATGA
- a CDS encoding ABC transporter ATP-binding protein — protein MSALLEINNLCVDYVSPNGVARAVNNVSLTIKEGETLGIAGESGCGKSTLAFAISRLHKAPALISEGEILYKGEDVLKMNDRKLRQFRWNDVSVVFQSAMNSLNPVITIGEQLTDVILAHKKIPYKQAHEKAVELLSIVGIHGDRMGSFPHQLSGGMRQRVVIAVALALEPKLIIMDEPTTALDVVVEREILNELYDLKTKFGFSILFISHDLSLMGEIADRIGVMYAGNLIELGDAQQVFGAPEHPYTKGLVASFPTIHGPKERLYGIPGNPVNLLDIPTGCNFQARCGECFEKCKSVEPALSALANGRQVSCHLV, from the coding sequence ATGAGCGCATTACTCGAAATCAATAATCTATGTGTCGACTATGTATCGCCAAATGGCGTTGCTCGCGCGGTCAATAACGTCAGCCTGACTATTAAAGAAGGGGAGACGCTGGGTATTGCTGGTGAGTCTGGTTGCGGTAAAAGTACGCTCGCGTTTGCTATCTCTCGTTTGCACAAAGCACCTGCACTGATTTCAGAAGGTGAAATCTTATATAAAGGCGAAGACGTGCTGAAAATGAACGACCGCAAATTGCGCCAGTTCCGCTGGAACGATGTGTCTGTCGTGTTTCAAAGTGCTATGAACTCGCTTAACCCTGTAATTACCATCGGTGAGCAGCTAACGGATGTTATCTTGGCTCACAAGAAGATTCCTTACAAGCAAGCCCATGAAAAGGCTGTTGAGTTGCTATCCATTGTTGGGATTCACGGTGACCGCATGGGTAGCTTCCCGCACCAATTGAGTGGTGGTATGCGTCAGCGTGTGGTTATTGCCGTAGCACTCGCCCTTGAGCCTAAGCTCATCATTATGGATGAGCCAACCACGGCATTGGATGTGGTTGTCGAACGTGAAATTCTTAACGAGTTGTATGACCTTAAAACTAAGTTTGGCTTTTCAATTTTGTTCATCAGCCATGACTTGAGCTTGATGGGTGAAATTGCTGACCGAATTGGTGTGATGTACGCAGGTAACCTAATTGAACTGGGTGATGCTCAGCAGGTGTTTGGTGCTCCAGAACATCCATATACCAAAGGCTTGGTAGCTTCATTCCCTACAATTCACGGTCCAAAAGAGCGTCTATACGGCATTCCTGGTAATCCAGTGAACCTACTCGATATCCCGACAGGGTGTAACTTCCAAGCTCGCTGTGGAGAGTGTTTTGAGAAGTGTAAATCGGTAGAGCCTGCGCTCTCTGCTCTGGCGAATGGTCGTCAAGTCTCTTGTCATCTGGTTTAA
- a CDS encoding ABC transporter ATP-binding protein: MMQSNEVILSVKNLVKDFPLGQSVKSNLMRAVNDVSFELRKGEALAIVGESGSGKSTGARILTQIYDKTAGDIHFKGVPINEYIEQNGQLEYARQVQMIFQDPFGSLNPVHTIYHHIARPLMIHNRADKKAIPQLVYDLLELVGLTPVKETAEKYPHELSGGQRQRVAIARAIAVDPEVILADEPISMLDVSVRLGILNLMADLKDKHGISFMYITHDIATARYFAEKTAVMYVGHMVEWGESDSVTQNPQHPYSKLLLSAVPEVGNAGRRDLAVKKGEIPLWKPSSVGCPFATRCPNASEICTKEMPETTQISEQHFVRCHNM, translated from the coding sequence ATGATGCAAAGTAACGAAGTCATCCTATCGGTAAAAAACTTAGTTAAAGATTTTCCTCTGGGCCAATCAGTGAAGTCGAACCTAATGCGAGCAGTAAATGACGTGTCGTTTGAGCTTCGTAAAGGTGAAGCTTTGGCAATCGTAGGCGAATCGGGCTCCGGTAAGAGCACGGGTGCACGTATCTTGACTCAGATTTATGACAAGACGGCTGGCGATATCCATTTTAAAGGTGTACCGATCAATGAATACATTGAGCAGAATGGTCAATTGGAATATGCACGTCAGGTGCAAATGATTTTCCAAGACCCGTTTGGCTCGCTTAACCCAGTTCATACCATCTATCACCATATCGCGCGCCCTTTGATGATTCACAATCGCGCAGATAAGAAAGCTATCCCGCAGCTAGTCTATGATTTGCTTGAGCTGGTGGGTTTGACTCCGGTAAAAGAGACAGCAGAGAAGTACCCACATGAGCTCAGTGGTGGTCAAAGACAGCGTGTTGCTATTGCACGTGCTATTGCTGTTGATCCTGAGGTTATCCTAGCAGATGAGCCTATCTCAATGCTCGATGTGTCTGTGCGCCTTGGTATTTTGAACCTGATGGCTGACTTAAAAGATAAGCACGGCATTTCATTTATGTACATCACCCATGATATTGCGACTGCTCGCTACTTTGCAGAGAAGACAGCCGTCATGTATGTCGGTCACATGGTGGAGTGGGGCGAAAGTGATAGCGTGACGCAAAACCCACAGCATCCATACTCTAAGCTACTGCTCTCGGCGGTACCAGAAGTGGGCAACGCAGGTCGACGCGATCTTGCTGTGAAGAAAGGGGAGATCCCTTTATGGAAGCCATCAAGTGTCGGTTGTCCTTTTGCTACACGCTGCCCGAACGCAAGCGAAATCTGTACGAAAGAGATGCCTGAAACCACGCAGATCTCCGAGCAACACTTTGTACGTTGCCACAACATGTAG